The following proteins are encoded in a genomic region of Desulfosporosinus youngiae DSM 17734:
- a CDS encoding MerR family transcriptional regulator, translating to MPKTIWKIGELASQCGITVRTLHHYHQIGLLVPSETTEAGHRLYTKADALKLQQILSLKQLGFSLEEIHNFMENPDFNPLLVVQAQLEIVKEQIKIKEKLRSELEQLQTLLSFNQTISSDQLIKIMELIRMNERHYITPELAGKMRAFLKDLPEEKKSKLKKMLPLINEAQKQALQKMILK from the coding sequence ATGCCAAAAACTATTTGGAAAATCGGTGAGCTTGCAAGCCAGTGTGGAATTACAGTCAGAACACTGCACCATTATCACCAAATAGGCCTATTAGTCCCCTCCGAAACTACCGAAGCCGGCCACCGGCTTTACACTAAGGCCGATGCCTTAAAACTTCAGCAGATATTATCTCTGAAACAACTGGGCTTTTCCTTAGAAGAAATCCATAACTTTATGGAAAATCCTGATTTCAATCCTCTCCTCGTCGTTCAAGCTCAACTGGAAATCGTCAAGGAACAGATAAAGATAAAGGAAAAGCTGCGCTCTGAGCTTGAACAACTGCAAACACTGCTGTCATTTAACCAAACTATAAGTTCAGACCAATTAATAAAAATAATGGAGTTGATCCGCATGAATGAACGTCATTATATAACACCCGAGCTGGCCGGAAAAATGAGAGCTTTCCTCAAAGACCTTCCGGAAGAAAAAAAGTCAAAGCTAAAAAAAATGCTGCCCCTCATTAATGAGGCACAAAAACAGGCGCTGCAGAAAATGATCTTAAAATAA